From Toxorhynchites rutilus septentrionalis strain SRP chromosome 2, ASM2978413v1, whole genome shotgun sequence, a single genomic window includes:
- the LOC129766709 gene encoding uncharacterized protein K02A2.6-like, with translation MASQDPNAELMQSLTKMIADALKSSIQSTLGQMNPAGDAMVPPVKPPSFSAPEYRISDNTSVTDYFKRFEWSLQLSKIPAEQYPHYARVHMGTELNNAIKFLISPRDPADISFDELRSALVNHIDQPKNKYVESIKFREIMQQSDESVSSFVLRLRQGAAHCEYGEFLDRMLIEQLLHGLDSRELCDEIIAKKPATFNDAFEIAHTIEATRNTAKEVRTVRPSLVPEGTNKLGYEPPKTRRGNPNDVSSSHLYKGSGKLTYDSRVCSGCGGQHTRSQCKFRNATCFTCEKKGHIAKACRSSKYQSQDRSTSQVQLENPSEEVDEVMRLSKIHSVAACQKKVVSVKIDGRLLEMEVDTGAPCGIISEKKLRTIKPTFTLKGTDRQFSSYTGHKIMCMGLLPVNVSVGATTHKLNLYVVSGDYDALFGREWISQFMKEVNLNELFSKTDPIHSLVSTKSTCAVEREALSQLLVNFEDVFSDTPGKLIGPPASVHLKPGTTPIFVKARDVPLALKSQYAEEIDKKLASGAYERVDYSEWASPTHIVVKKNGKLRITGNYKPTVNPRMIIDEHPIPKIEYIFNQMNGASLFCHLDVTDAYTHLPIDAEFQHVLTLNTPTHGLVRPTRAVYGAANIPAIWQRRMETVFQGLSNVINFYDDIIFYADGYENLISALTSVFERLRHHGLRLNRSKCIFASPVLECLGHKINAHVLHKSDKHIEAIRDAPRPSNKEELQLFLGKATYYNSFIPNLSTRSRYLRDMLQDEAFEWKPERVTAYEDIKSILISPQVLMQYNPALPLLLATDASKTGLGAVLSHRLANGLERPIAYASCSMSPTEQRYPQIDKEALAIVWAIKKFFHFLYARRLTLITDHKPLTQILHPTKSLPNLCISRMANYADYLAHFNYDVVYKSTKENVNADYCSRITRPPTKEQVNKLSLREGRDIGEDEFDVFALRQIAQLPIRADHIARETRKDSSLGKITQLLEAGSDLSRFGYKAPEVKSSLAAGCLVFEHRVVVPPVLRQFVLKDLHVAHIGIVKMKGLARSFVYWPGIDADIENTAKSCPECARQAHAPPKFSEHHWQYPKGPWERIHIDYAGPVAGSMLLIIVDAYSKWF, from the coding sequence ATGGCTTCCCAAGACCCGAATGCAGAGCTAATGCAATCTCTCACAAAAATGATAGCCGACGCCCTGAAGTCATCCATCCAATCCACTTTGGGGCAAATGAATCCTGCCGGAGATGCAATGGTGCCACCCGTGAAACCACCTTCGTTTTCTGCTCCCGAATACCGTATTTCGGACAACACATCCGTTACTGACTATTTCAAGCGCTTTGAATGGTCTCTGCAATTGAGTAAGATTCCGGCAGAACAATACCCACACTATGCTCGAGTGCATATGGGTACAGAATTGAATAACGCCATCAAATTCCTGATAAGTCCTCGCGATCCAGCGGACATCTCGTTCGACGAACTTCGATCGGCACTAGTAAATCACATCGACCAGCCAAAGAATAAATACGTTGAGAGTATAAAGTTTCGGGAGATCATGCAACAGAGCGACGAATCCGTGTCCAGTTTCGTTCTCCGGCTCAGACAAGGTGCTGCGCATTGTGAATATGGAGAATTCCTTGATAGAATGTTGATCGAACAGCTCTTACACGGTCTCGATTCACGCGAACTGTGCGACGAAATTATAGCAAAGAAACCGGCGACATTCAATGACGCTTTCGAGATTGCGCACACAATTGAAGCTACCCGTAATACAGCTAAAGAAGTGAGAACGGTAAGACCATCGCTAGTTCCAGAGGGAACCAACAAGTTAGGTTATGAGCCACCGAAGACACGGAGGGGAAATCCAAATGACGTATCTTCGTCACACCTATACAAGGGTAGTGGGAAACTAACATACGACTCTAGAGTATGCAGTGGCTGTGGTGGTCAACATACACGTAGTCAGTGTAAGTTCCGCAATGCAACTTGTTTCACCTGTgagaaaaaagggcacattgcCAAAGCTTGTAGGTCCAGTAAATATCAATCACAGGATCGCTCCACGTCTCAAGTGCAATTGGAGAATCCTTCTGAAGAAGTCGACGAAGTAATGCGGTTGAGCAAAATTCATTCAGTCGCTGCGTGCCAGAAAAAGGTAGTCAGTGTCAAAATAGACGGTCGCCTCCTGGAAATGGAGGTTGATACCGGAGCCCCGTGCGGCATCATTAGCGAGAAAAAGCTACGAACGATCAAACCCACGTTTACACTAAAGGGCACAGATCGGCAATTCTCCAGTTACACCGGACACAAAATTATGTGCATGGGTCTTCTTCCAGTGAATGTCAGCGTCGGAGCAACTACACACAAACTGAACTTGTACGTTGTGTCCGGGGACTATGACGCCCTTTTTGGAAGGGAATGGATTTCGCAATTCATGAAAGAGGTAAATCTAAACGAGCTGTTCTCAAAAACTGATCCGATACATTCACTAGTATCTACAAAATCGACGTGTGCAGTAGAACGAGAGGCTCTTTCGCAGTTGCTGGTGAACTTCGAGGATGTTTTCAGTGACACCCCTGGTAAGCTGATTGGGCCTCCCGCATCAGTGCATTTGAAACCTGGAACAACTCCCATTTTCGTAAAAGCTCGAGACGTACCACTTGCATTGAAAAGCCAATATGCCgaagaaattgataaaaaattagCATCTGGTGCCTATGAGAGAGTGGATTACTCTGAATGGGCCTCCCCCACACACATTGTGGTCAAGAAGAACGGAAAACTACGCATCACCGGCAATTACAAACCAACGGTAAACCCTCGAATGATTATCGACGAACATCCGATCCCCAAAATCGAATACATTTTCAACCAAATGAATGGAGCCAGTTTGTTCTGTCATCTGGATGTTACGGACGCTTACACACACCTTCCTATTGACGCAGAGTTCCAACATGTTCTAACTCTCAATACACCAACACATGGACTGGTACGCCCTACAAGAGCAGTCTACGGGGCGGCAAACATTCCAGCGATCTGGCAACGTCGTATGGAAACGGTATTTCAAGGTCTATCCAATGTCATCAACTTTTATGACgatattatattttatgcagacGGGTACGAAAACCTCATCTCAGCCCTCACATCGGTTTTTGAAAGATTAAGGCACCATGGTTTACGTTTAAACCGATCCAAATGTATTTTCGCCTCGCCGGTACTTGAATGTCTGGGTCACAAAATAAATGCACACGTGTTGCACAAATCAGACAAACACATTGAAGCCATACGGGATGCACCCCGTCCTTCAAACAAAGAGGAGCTACAACTGTTTTTAGGAAAAGCCACGTACTATAATTCGTTTATTCCTAATCTCTCAACACGATCTCGTTATCTGCGTGATATGCTACAAGACGAAGCTTTCGAGTGGAAGCCGGAACGAGTGACAGCTTATGAAGACATTAAATCAATACTAATTTCACCACAAGTATTAATGCAGTATAACCCGGCTCTTCCTTTGTTGCTAGCAACAGACGCTAGCAAAACCGGTTTAGGAGCTGTCCTATCACATCGCCTGGCGAATGGCTTGGAACGACCGATTGCTTACGCAAGCTGCTCAATGTCTCCTACTGAGCAGCGCTATCCGCAGATTGACAAAGAGGCTCTCGCTATCGTGTGGGCgatcaaaaagttttttcactTCCTCTACGCTCGCCGATTAACTCTAATCACCGACCACAAACCGTTGACGCAAATTCTTCACCCTACTAAATCGCTCCCAAATTTGTGCATCAGTAGAATGGCCAATTATGCTGATTATTTGGCACATTTCAATTACGACGTTGTGTACAAATCAACGAAGGAGAACGTAAATGCAGACTACTGTTCTCGTATCACACGACCACCAACAAAGGAACAAGTAAACAAACTTTCACTTCGTGAGGGAAGAGACATCGGTGAAGACGAGTTCGACGTATTTGCTCTTCGTCAAATTGCACAACTACCCATACGCGCAGATCACATCGCTCGAGAGACACGCAAAGATTCTAGTCTTGGTAAAATCACTCAACTTTTGGAAGCCGGTTCTGATTTGTCACGATTTGGCTATAAAGCTCCGGAGGTGAAATCTTCGCTGGCTGCAGGTTGTTTAGTGTTCGAACACAGAGTTGTAGTGCCGCCAGTGCTGCGACAGTTTGTGTTAAAAGACCTCCATGTAGCACATATTGGGATTGTGAAAATGAAGGGCCTCGCTCGCTCGTTTGTTTATTGGCCAGGAATAGATGCTGACATCGAAAACACAGCAAAATCGTGCCCTGAGTGTGCTCGTCAAGCACACGCTCCCCCGAAGTTTAGTGAACACCACTGGCAGTATCCCAAAGGCCCCTGGGAAAGAATACATATAGATTATGCGGGTCCAGTGGCAGGCTCAATGTTACTGATTATTGTAGACGCGTACAGTAAATGGTTTTAG